DNA sequence from the Cohnella herbarum genome:
GTTGTTCGTGATTTCTCTCGCCGTATGTTTGTTTAACGTTGTCCCTAACCGGGCAAGCATGAACGAAATCAAGAAAGCCGAAGTCATGGGCATACTGAATTACGAGGCTTATACGCTCATCGGCGACAAAGAACCGGAACCGCTGGAACAAGAAGAGATCAACCAACTATCGATCAATCGGTTAAAAGGGGTCACTTCCGTTGAGGGAGCGAATGGGGTTAAAGCGTACGAAGGGTTGGCGAATGGACGTAACGTCATCGTCATTCAGTTGGAGTCGTTCCAGAACTTTCTGGTCGGGTTAAAGTTGGACGGGCAGGAAGTTACGCCGGTTCTCAATCGACTGGCTAAAGAAAACATGTACTTCTCGAAATTTTATCAGCAAGTCGGTCAAGGAAACACCTCGGATGCGGAGTATGTCGTCAATACGTCGACTTACATTCCCCCGAGCGGAGCGGCTACGATGAAGTACGTAGACAGACAATTGCCGAGTCTTCCGAAGTTATTGAAAGACCAAGGATACGACACCGCGACTTTCCATACGAACGTGGTCGAGTTCTGGAATCGGGGAGAGTTGTACAAAGCGTTAGGCTTTGACAGGTATTACGACAAAAGTTTCTTCGGTACGGAAGACTCCGTGTTCTTCGGGTCATCGGACGAGGTGTTATACGAGAAAACGGCGGCCGAGCTGGACAAAATGTCTCAGTCGGGCAATCCGTTCTACGCTCACGTGATTTCGATGACGGCGCATCACCCGTTTACGACGCCGGAGGAAAAAGATCGAATCGAACTCCCGGAGCGATATGAAGGAACGTTCGTAGGCGATTACATCCGTTCGCAAAGCTATGCGGACTATGCTCTGGGTCAATTCATTGATGAACTGAAAGCATCGGGAATATGGGACAACAGCTTGATCGTCGTATATGGAGATCATCTTGGATTGCCGATGTATTCGTTGGATGATGACGATAAGGAACTGATGGAAGAAATATACGGACACCCATACGGCTATACGGATATGATTAATATCCCGTTAGTGATCGCGGCGCCCGGCAAAACTCAGCCTGTCGAATTTACGCAAACGGGCGGACAGGTGGACGTTCTTCCGACCATCGCGAATTTGTTAGGGGTTTCCTTGGAGAATCAAATCCATTTCGGTCAAGATTTACTGAATAACAGGGTTAACTTATTGCCTGAACGTTATTATCTGCCATCGGGCTCGGTAATAAACGGGGAAGTCCTTTTCATCCCGGGAATCGCTTACGACGACGGAACGACCTATTCGTTAAATCCGAATTCGGGAACGGGAGGCAAACTGTCGGAGAAAGAGTATAACACGGCGTTAGATCTTCTTCATATGTCGGATAGTTACGTTATTCAACTTCCCGCGCTGGAGAACGCTGATGAAGAACCGGCAAAGTAGGCGCGCGATAGTAATAAAACAAGAGTTGCATGGAGGTCGGAATTCCGGCCAACCCTGCAGCTCTTGTTCGTTGTGCCCTTATTAATCTTACGTTTACATGAAGGAGCGAATTAATCCGATTACCTTGCCCAGGATGCTGACGTTCGTTAGACGTAACGGCTGCATGCTGGAATTCTCCGGTTGGAGACGGATATGATCCCGTTCTTTGTAGAAGGTCTTGACCGTAGCCTCGTTCTCGTCCGTCATCGCCACGACGATATCTCCGTTCATCGCCGTCGGTTGTTGACGCACGATAACGTAATCGCCGTTATGGATACCGGCTTCGATCATACTGTCTCCCATTACGGAGAGCATGAATACGGGCTGATCGCCGACCATGGTCACGGGCAACGGATAATATTCTTCGATGTTCTCCGTGGCCGTGATCGGAACGCCCGCCGTTACTTTACCAAGGAGGGGAATCTGGCGAACGGACGAAGAAATTCCGTACACCGAGTCGTCCTCGTCCCCGAGAATCTCGATTGCCCGAGGTTTAGTGGGGTCGCGCCTAATCAAGCCTTTCTTCTCCAAGCGATCCAAATGACCGTGGACGGTGGAACTGGAAGCGAGCCCTACGGCTTCTCCGATCTCGCGAACGGAAGGGGGATACCCTTTCTCCCTGACTTCATTCTTGATGAATTCGAGTATGGAATTCTGGCGATTGGACATCTTGGACACGCCGAGCCCTCCCTATGTATTAGATCATGATGACAAATTATAACACAGAACCCGAGTTCGCACAAACATTCGTTCCTCAGAACAAATGTTCCAAAAATTGTTTGACATGAACATACGTTCGTGTTACGATAACACCAGAACAAATGTTTGGGGTGAAGATTATGGTGCATTCATGGGTTGCAGTCGGATCATCATCGGTTTCGGCAATACATAAACCTGCTCCTTATTCGTCGGGGCGTTCTGTTAGATCGCGTGCTGCTTCTATTCGTAGCTGGAAGTTCGCGAGGTCATTGTTTTTCTTACTCGCTTTTCTGATTCTTTTTAGCGGCTTTACGCTTATCCATACATCCGCTTCCTCTAATGAAGTTAAGCCTGCAACAGCGGAGGAGATTGTTGTCTCCGTGGACAGCGGGGACACGCTTTGGCATATTGCGAAGCTTCATATGAAGGATTCCTTAGATACCCGTCAAGCCGTACATGATATCACTCAGAGGAATCGATTGACTTCCTCGGAAGTGAAGGTCGGTCAAGCACTGATTATTCCAGCGGATATTCTACCTTAGGCTTTAGCCTTTATTTTACATCACTTCCAGACCGGGCATTTTCGGTCTTTTTTTGTCGTTCTGCTCTTCTTGACAATCTATCGGCGAAAGTGGCAAAGTAGAGTAGGTGATGAAAGGGGTGTGTAAGGACTATGGAAATGGACAAAATTATTAACAGAATTAACGAACTCTCACGTAAAAATAAAACCGAGGGCTTAAATGAGAGCGAGCTTGCAGAACGCGATCAACTCCGTCGGCAATATATTTCAATATTTAAGCAAAATTTCCGTCAAGAGCTTGATCGCATCGAAATCGTTGACGAGTCGAGCGAACCTACAATTAAGCATTAATAAGGAGGAAGTTTATGTCCCGCTCATGGGAACGGATGGTAGAGAAAAATTCTAAAGTCATCAACAAGCGTCGCAGAAAAGAAGGCAAGAAGGGGATCGGCGCCAAAACTCCTCAAATCGACAGATTTCAAGGACGGAACTATATCGTTCCGATCTTGTTGTTGATGCTGATTATCGTTTATATTACGCTGGCGCAGCCTTGGTCGGATAATTTCATGCAAGATCCGACGCTGTTCTGGGTGACGGTCAGCTGTTACATCGTTCTTGGTATTTTCTATTATTTTCGCCGTCCGTATTTGGCAGTATCGCGCGATACGCTGGAGACCCGTAAATTTACCGGCTACAAAACCTTGCGTCCTACGGAAATCCGCAAAATCACGATTCAGCCGGGTTATGTCATCGTGGAATCCGTTAAAGGCGCGAATTGGGTGTTTTCCCGGTTAATGAACCGTTATCCGATCGATAAAATGGCCGATAGATTAAAGACGTTCACGGATCTTCATCATATTGATTGGGAAGTAAAAGCAAAGTGAGGAGAAAGCTCAATGTCGGTTAAGGCGGTTATGTTCGATTTAGACGATACATTGCTATGGGATGACCGTAGCGTTAGCGAAGCTTTTAAGCATACTTGCCGGTTGGCCGCGGAAGAGGCAGGCGTTAATGAAGACGAGCTTGAAGCATCCGTTCGCCGTGAAGCAAGAGCGATCTACGAAACGTATGAAACTTACGGTTTTACGCAAATGATCGGGATTAACCCTTTCGAGGCGCTATGGGGGAAATTCGAGCGAGGCGAGCATCCGATGTTCCGCAAGCTGGAGCAATTGGCTCCGGAATACCGCGTTCAGGCTTGGACGAGAGGGCTGGCGGCGCTCGGCGTTGACCATCCCGAGCTTGGCAGCCGGTTGGCGGCAAACTTTTTCTCGCAAAGACGCCAACTGAAATACGTATACGAAGAAACGTTCTCCGTGTTAGACGAACTTAAAGGCAAATATAAATTGCTGCTTCTGACGAACGGATCACCGGACCTTCAACAGGAAAAGTTGGACGGCATGCCCGATCTTATTCCTTACTTCGATTCCATCGTGATTTCCGGAAATTTCGGCGAAGGCAAGCCATCTTCCAAGCTTTTCGCGCACGCGATGGAGCAAATCGGCATCCAGGCAGACGAAGGCATTATGGTTGGAGACAAGTTGACGACCGATATTCTAGGCGCTAACCGTATTGGCATGACGTCCGTTTGGATTAATCGCCATGACGCCGTACGTAATGACGAAATCATTCCGACGTATGAGATTAAGAGTCTTACCGAGCTTCATGAGCTGTTGAATACGTTAAATAGGCAAGCGTAAAGAAAAAAGCGTCCCAACGGGGCGCTTTTCCATATCTGATAGGAGCGTATGATTATTACTTAACGAATGATGGGTCTTCGAACGGATCCGCTACCCAGCCTGCCGGCTCGATGAAGAGGCGAACCGCGACAATCGCTTTATTATCCATCAACGTGAAGAAGTGTGGTTGGCCTTCCGGTACGGAGATGACGTCCCCGACCGTTAACTCGACGTCGAAGTAACCCGTTTGTTCATCGCCTTTAATAATGAAGATTCCGCGACCGGCGGTAATGGCGCGTACTTCGTCCTCGGTATGGGTGTGGACTTGCTCGAATTTTTTCAGAATTTCCGGCAGGTTCGGCGTCGCCTCCGAAAGGGCAACGATATCCCAAACCTTGTAGCCGCGCCTTCCGGCAATTTCACGAATCTCTTCGTCGTAAGCGGCAAGAATCGCGCTCTTATCTTCGTCCGTTAACGTAAACTTATTATGAAGTTGTTCGGGGAGCTTGGAAATATCCCAGTGCTCATACAAAACGTTTTGTTTTGTCAGGAACTCAAGCACTTGGTCTTCACCTTCGATACGTTCGTTAGTATTGCGAATACGAATTTGTGCCATCGTTAATTCCTCTTTTCCCAATAAGAATTTGTGCCTTTATTATAGTCCAATTCCGGATAGCTGTCGACTATACATCTTTTCGTCCCGTGATGATTCTGGTACTATAGAGTTTAATGATTTGACAGACAGGGGAAGAGACTCAATTATGACTTTAACGCAAAATAAACCGTCTCTGCAAGAGGCTTTGAATTCGAGAATTCTCATCTTGGACGGCGCGATGGGCACGATGATCCAACAAGCGGATTTAAGCGCGGACGATTTCGGCAGCGACGATCTGGACGGTTGTAACGAAATCCTGGTACTGACGCGCCCGGACGTGATCTCCCGAATCCATGAAGCTTATTTGGAAGCAGGCTCGGATATTATCGAGACGAATACTTTCGGAGCGACGGCAGTCGTACTCTCGGAGTACGATATCCCCGAGAAGGCCAGAGAGATTAATCTAGCCGCGGCTAGATTGGCTAGAGAGGCTTGCGATAAATATTCGACTCCGCAAAAACCCCGTTTCGTAGCTGGAGCGCTAGGTCCAACGACGAAGACGCTTTCCGTTACGGGCGGCGTGACGTTCGACCAACTAATCCAAGATTATGAGGAGCAAGTACTGGCTCTTATGGAAGGCAACGTCGATTGCATCTTGATCGAAACTTGCCAAGATACTCTGAACGTTAAAGCGGCTAGCATCGGAACTCGGCAAGCTTTCCGGACGATGGGATATGAGCTTCCGATCATGATCAGCGGCACGATCGAACCGATGGGTACGACGCTGGCCGGTCAGAACATCGAATCGTTCTATATTTCGCTAGAACATTTGAAACCGATCTCGATGGGACTTAACTGCGCTACGGGACCCGAATTCATGCGCGATCATATCCGGACGTTGTCGGGCTTGGCGAATGCAGCCGTTAGCTGTTATCCGAATGCCGGATTGCCGGACGAGAACGGACACTATCACGAATCTCCGGAATCGTTAGCGAAGAAGCTAAAGGGTTTCGCGGAGCAAGGCTGGATCAATATCGCGGGAGGCTGTTGCGGAACGACGCCTGCCCATATCGCGGCTATGGCCGAAGCGATGAAAGACATAGCCCCGAGGAAAATCGCAGGCGAGCATCCGGCCGCGGTATCCGGTATCGAGACTGTCTACATTGAAGAAGATAATCGTCCGATCATGATCGGGGAAAGAACGAATATTTCGGGTTCGCGCAAGTTCAAACGGCTGATTCAGGAAGGCAAATTCGACGAAGCTTCCGATATCGCCCGCGCTCAAGTGAAAGGCGGAGCCCACGTCATCGATATCAACTTGCAGGATACCGATATCGACGAGGCTTATGCGGTTAACGAGTTCTTGCCGATGGTTACGAAGAAAATCAAAGTTCCGCTTATGCTGGATTCGACCTATGACCATATCATCGAGTTAGGGTTGAAATACTCTCAAGGAAAAGCGATTATTAACTCCATTAATCTTGAGGACGGAGAATCGAAATTCGAGAAGATTCTTCCCTTAATTCATCAATATGGAGCGGCCGTCGTTTGTATTCTGATCGACGAGCGGGGGCAAGCGGTATCCAGGGAAGCGAAAATGGAAGTCGCGACTCGATCCTATGAACTATTGGTTAACAAATACGGGATGAACCCAGAGGATATTATTTTCGATCCGAATATGTTCCCGGTCGGTTCCGGGGATCCGCAGTATATCGGTTCCGCGGTAGAGACAATCGAAGGCATCCGGATGATCAAGGAAAAATATCCGAAAGCGAAAACGATTCTAGGGCTCAGCAACATCTCGTTCGGGTTGCCGGATGCGGGCAGGGAAGTTCTGAACTCCGTGTATCTGTATCATTGCACGAAAGCGGGCTTGGATTATGCCATCGTGAATACGGAGAAACTGGAACGTTACGCTTCGATTCCGGAAGAAGAGCGAAATCTTGCCGAGCGATTGATCTACGATACGAACGACGAGACGCTGGCGGCGTTCGTTGCCGCATTCCGGGATAAGAAAGCCCAGAAGAAGGAGAAAGTAAACAATCTTACGCTCGAGGAGCGCCTATCCGGTTACGTCGTCGAAGGCTCCAAAGACGGATTGGTTGCCGATCTAGACGAAGCACTGGGCAAATACGCGCCGCTCGAGATCATCAACGGACCTCTGATGGCCGGGATGGAAGAAGTCGGCCGCTTGTTCAATAACAACGAGCTTATCGTAGCGGAAGTGCTGCAAAGCGCGGAAGTCATGAAAGCGTCGGTTGCCCAGTTAGAACCGCATATGGAGAAAAACGAGTCGGCGGTCAAAGGGAAAATCATGCTCGCAACGGTTAAAGGCGACGTGCACGATATCGGGAAAAACCTCGTCGAGATCATCTTGTCCAACAACGGCTATAAAATCATAAACCTCGGCATCAAGGTTCCGCCGGACCAAATCATCGAAGCTGCCCGCAGGGAAAATCCGGACGCCATCGGATTGTCCGGCTTGCTCGTGAAATCGGCGCAACAGATGGTCATCACGGCTCAGGATTTGCGCAGCGCGGGAATCGATGCTCCGATCCTCGTCGGCGGAGCGGCGTTAACGCGCAAATTCACGAAGAACCGCATCGCGCCGGAATATGACGGCGTCGTGCTATACGCGAAAGACGCGATGGATGGCTTGGACATCGCGAATAAGCTTAGCGATCCCGGTCATCGGGCTCGAATAATCGAAGAGCACTGGGCGGCGCAAGCGAAGCTGGCGGAAGAAGCCGATCAGCCGGCGAAGGTGCTTCCGGAGCTGACGAGAGCGAGACGTTCCAACATCTCGCCTGATGCTCCGATCTTTACTCCGCCGGATTTCGACCGCCACGTGTTGCGCGACTACCCGTTGGCTCACGTTATGCCTTACGTGAATATGCAAATGTTGCTCGGACATCATCTCGGGTTAAAGGGCAACGTCGAAGAGCAGCTTGCCGCGGGCGACGAGCGGACCGTCAATCTGAAGGCAACCGTAGACGACATCATGAGACAGTCGCAGACGGAGGGCTGGTTAAATCCTCAAGCGATGTACCGTTTTTTCCCGGCGCAGTCCGAAGGAAACGATATTTTGATCTACGATCCGCAAGACCGTTCCCGCGTGCTGAAGCGATTCTCGTTCCCGCGCCAACAGGTCGAGCCGTTTCTATGCCTGTCGGACTTCCTGAAGTCCGTAGAGAGCGGGATCATGGACAGCGTCGGCTTCCTCGTGGTCACGGCCGGTCAAGGCGCGAGAGAGCAGGGAGAGAAGTGGAAGGAAAGCGGAGATTACTTGCGTTCCCATGCGTTGCTTGCCACGGCTCTCGAAGTCGCCGAAGGACTCGCGGAACGGGTGCATCAGATTATGAGGGATAATTGGGGATTCCCGGACCCGGCCGATATGACGATGAAGAAACGTTTCGGAGCCCGCTATCAAGGCATCCGCGTATCGTTCGGCTATCCGGCATGCCCGGATCTCGAGGATCAAGGCCCGCTCTTCGAGCTGTTGAAGCCGGAAGATATCGGCGTTCATTTGACCGAAGGCTTCATGATGGAGCCGGAAGCATCCGTGTCCGCGATGGTATTCGCCCATCCGGAAGCGCAATATTTTAACGTTGAGAAAGTATAAGATCGTCGTATTAAGTTGAAAGAAATTTCCGGTGAAATGCGAATGCACGAAATAATGAAATGCGAACGCAGTGTTGATCTCTCCCTAACAGTTATCCGTTACGCTTATGCTAGCGGGAATGAAGGGAGGAGGATCGGGATGGACACCGGTTCACATTTGTTATTCGGAGCTACGTTGGCGGGATTGGGGTTTATGAGTCCTGAGGTCGCATCCGATCCGCATCTAGCGGCAGCCGTTCTAACCGTTACGCTCGTCGGATCGCACGCGCCCGATTTGGATTCCGTCGTAC
Encoded proteins:
- the lexA gene encoding transcriptional repressor LexA, with product MSKMSNRQNSILEFIKNEVREKGYPPSVREIGEAVGLASSSTVHGHLDRLEKKGLIRRDPTKPRAIEILGDEDDSVYGISSSVRQIPLLGKVTAGVPITATENIEEYYPLPVTMVGDQPVFMLSVMGDSMIEAGIHNGDYVIVRQQPTAMNGDIVVAMTDENEATVKTFYKERDHIRLQPENSSMQPLRLTNVSILGKVIGLIRSFM
- a CDS encoding LysM peptidoglycan-binding domain-containing protein, whose protein sequence is MDSGDTLWHIAKLHMKDSLDTRQAVHDITQRNRLTSSEVKVGQALIIPADILP
- a CDS encoding HAD family hydrolase; the protein is MSVKAVMFDLDDTLLWDDRSVSEAFKHTCRLAAEEAGVNEDELEASVRREARAIYETYETYGFTQMIGINPFEALWGKFERGEHPMFRKLEQLAPEYRVQAWTRGLAALGVDHPELGSRLAANFFSQRRQLKYVYEETFSVLDELKGKYKLLLLTNGSPDLQQEKLDGMPDLIPYFDSIVISGNFGEGKPSSKLFAHAMEQIGIQADEGIMVGDKLTTDILGANRIGMTSVWINRHDAVRNDEIIPTYEIKSLTELHELLNTLNRQA
- a CDS encoding DUF896 domain-containing protein, translated to MEMDKIINRINELSRKNKTEGLNESELAERDQLRRQYISIFKQNFRQELDRIEIVDESSEPTIKH
- a CDS encoding LTA synthase family protein — translated: MDLTQLYRKPFVLFSIILLIKSQLAWMVVFESGPSWATIATELPFMWLVFCMIEWFATKRKLAIYVLVNLLLTLLFFSVIMYYKYYGVIATYHALEQVNQVTAVSNSVISLLDPQYLLIFTDVLVLAYVLFRRKAAKVWKSSTAVRSNRKVYLALFVISLAVCLFNVVPNRASMNEIKKAEVMGILNYEAYTLIGDKEPEPLEQEEINQLSINRLKGVTSVEGANGVKAYEGLANGRNVIVIQLESFQNFLVGLKLDGQEVTPVLNRLAKENMYFSKFYQQVGQGNTSDAEYVVNTSTYIPPSGAATMKYVDRQLPSLPKLLKDQGYDTATFHTNVVEFWNRGELYKALGFDRYYDKSFFGTEDSVFFGSSDEVLYEKTAAELDKMSQSGNPFYAHVISMTAHHPFTTPEEKDRIELPERYEGTFVGDYIRSQSYADYALGQFIDELKASGIWDNSLIVVYGDHLGLPMYSLDDDDKELMEEIYGHPYGYTDMINIPLVIAAPGKTQPVEFTQTGGQVDVLPTIANLLGVSLENQIHFGQDLLNNRVNLLPERYYLPSGSVINGEVLFIPGIAYDDGTTYSLNPNSGTGGKLSEKEYNTALDLLHMSDSYVIQLPALENADEEPAK
- a CDS encoding cupin domain-containing protein — its product is MAQIRIRNTNERIEGEDQVLEFLTKQNVLYEHWDISKLPEQLHNKFTLTDEDKSAILAAYDEEIREIAGRRGYKVWDIVALSEATPNLPEILKKFEQVHTHTEDEVRAITAGRGIFIIKGDEQTGYFDVELTVGDVISVPEGQPHFFTLMDNKAIVAVRLFIEPAGWVADPFEDPSFVK
- the metH gene encoding methionine synthase, whose amino-acid sequence is MTLTQNKPSLQEALNSRILILDGAMGTMIQQADLSADDFGSDDLDGCNEILVLTRPDVISRIHEAYLEAGSDIIETNTFGATAVVLSEYDIPEKAREINLAAARLAREACDKYSTPQKPRFVAGALGPTTKTLSVTGGVTFDQLIQDYEEQVLALMEGNVDCILIETCQDTLNVKAASIGTRQAFRTMGYELPIMISGTIEPMGTTLAGQNIESFYISLEHLKPISMGLNCATGPEFMRDHIRTLSGLANAAVSCYPNAGLPDENGHYHESPESLAKKLKGFAEQGWINIAGGCCGTTPAHIAAMAEAMKDIAPRKIAGEHPAAVSGIETVYIEEDNRPIMIGERTNISGSRKFKRLIQEGKFDEASDIARAQVKGGAHVIDINLQDTDIDEAYAVNEFLPMVTKKIKVPLMLDSTYDHIIELGLKYSQGKAIINSINLEDGESKFEKILPLIHQYGAAVVCILIDERGQAVSREAKMEVATRSYELLVNKYGMNPEDIIFDPNMFPVGSGDPQYIGSAVETIEGIRMIKEKYPKAKTILGLSNISFGLPDAGREVLNSVYLYHCTKAGLDYAIVNTEKLERYASIPEEERNLAERLIYDTNDETLAAFVAAFRDKKAQKKEKVNNLTLEERLSGYVVEGSKDGLVADLDEALGKYAPLEIINGPLMAGMEEVGRLFNNNELIVAEVLQSAEVMKASVAQLEPHMEKNESAVKGKIMLATVKGDVHDIGKNLVEIILSNNGYKIINLGIKVPPDQIIEAARRENPDAIGLSGLLVKSAQQMVITAQDLRSAGIDAPILVGGAALTRKFTKNRIAPEYDGVVLYAKDAMDGLDIANKLSDPGHRARIIEEHWAAQAKLAEEADQPAKVLPELTRARRSNISPDAPIFTPPDFDRHVLRDYPLAHVMPYVNMQMLLGHHLGLKGNVEEQLAAGDERTVNLKATVDDIMRQSQTEGWLNPQAMYRFFPAQSEGNDILIYDPQDRSRVLKRFSFPRQQVEPFLCLSDFLKSVESGIMDSVGFLVVTAGQGAREQGEKWKESGDYLRSHALLATALEVAEGLAERVHQIMRDNWGFPDPADMTMKKRFGARYQGIRVSFGYPACPDLEDQGPLFELLKPEDIGVHLTEGFMMEPEASVSAMVFAHPEAQYFNVEKV